The genomic region CACGGAGCGGGAGCAGCGGCTGTTGCAGGCGCTGACGCCCGCCATCCAGCGGCGGATGGCCATGGACCGGCGGCTGCGCGAGGCGGGCCTCTTGGGGCCGGCCCTGGGCGCGGCGCTGGAGGTGCTGGGGCGGCCCGCATGGGTCGTCACGTTCAGCGGCCGGGTGATGCACGCGAACAAGGCGGGGCAGGCGAGGTGGGAGCAGGACTCCCAGGCGCTGGCGACGCAGGTGCGCGAGTGTCTGCGGAGCCCCCCGGGCGCGGGGCCGCTGTTCTCCTCCGGCCCGCTGCGCACGCAGGGGCTGCCTGACCACTACCTGGTGCTGGACCCCGGACCGCCGATGGATCCGACCTCGCGCCTGCCGGTGCTGACCCAGCGCTGGGGGCTCACCGCGCGCGAGGCGCAGGTACTGGAGCACGTGGTGCAAGGGGAGACGAACAAGGCCATCGCCCTGCACCTGGGCTGCGCCGAGCGCACGGTGGAGGTGCATGTCACGCACCTCCTGAACAAGGCACAGGTGGAGAGCCGCTCCGCGCTCATCTCGCGCTTCTTCCAGTCCTGATGGGCCGGTGGGCACTGCCTGGCGCATGACTAGGATGGAGGGATGGACGACGTGCTCTTGAGGAAGGCGCTGGCCCGCGCCGACGCGGCGGTGGCGAAGGGGCCACACGCGCTGGCGGCGGATGGCCAGCGCCGCACGCTGCACGTGGCGATGGGAGACCCGCAGGCGGACTTCGACCGGGTGCTGTCCATCCTGTCGCTGCACGGGCTGCTGGACGAAGAGGGAGGGCTGCGGCCAGACGTGTGCCTGGTCTCCGTGGGCGACCACTTCGACTGGGGTCCCGCGGCGGACCGGGAGCGCGTGGCCCGAAGCGCGCTCCGGCTGGTGGCGTGGCTCGCGTCCCATCCGGCGGACCAGGCGGCGATGCTCCTGGGCAACCACGACCTGGGACGCGTGGGAGAGCTGGCGGACTTCACCGATGCGTCGTTCCGCGCCGCGCAGGTGGAGGCGGACCGCGTCTATGCGGGGGACGACACCGACGCGGCGGCGGAGCGGGACTTCCTCCAGCGCTGGCCTGGATTGCCCACGGCGGAGCTGGCGGCGCGGGACTTCAGCACCTGGACCGAGGAACAGCGCGCGTGGGTGGAGTATCTGCTGCGCGCACGGCGCTTCCGCGTGGCGCATGCGGCCGGGGGTTCGCTGCTGGTGCTGCACGCGGGTGTCACGCGCGAGGACCTGGGAGTCGTGGGGCTCGAGCCCGAGCGATGGGGGGATTCGCGCGCGGTGGCGGAG from Corallococcus exiguus harbors:
- a CDS encoding metallophosphoesterase, with product MDDVLLRKALARADAAVAKGPHALAADGQRRTLHVAMGDPQADFDRVLSILSLHGLLDEEGGLRPDVCLVSVGDHFDWGPAADRERVARSALRLVAWLASHPADQAAMLLGNHDLGRVGELADFTDASFRAAQVEADRVYAGDDTDAAAERDFLQRWPGLPTAELAARDFSTWTEEQRAWVEYLLRARRFRVAHAAGGSLLVLHAGVTREDLGVVGLEPERWGDSRAVAEALNGVMDRAVAGWKGGPLVLPGLHHPGNAKDGEGVGIFYQRPSLAAEDDERVRGTPRRRFDPRRLPLGLTQVVGHTRDKRVRELVSPGPVRDGVLRHLVTDGTRVDYAHGPPPVTGPSEAVMVFTDGAMREGRAEDFELLDLDARRAVPLAR